A DNA window from Porphyromonas gingivalis ATCC 33277 contains the following coding sequences:
- a CDS encoding ClbS/DfsB family four-helix bundle protein, which translates to MARATTKQDLIMASNGQFEKLWVLIDGMSDDLQNATFADQMATAGKEAHWGRDKNLRDVLVHLYEWHQLLLNWINSNSKGERKPFLPEPYNWKTYSVMNVEFWKKHQQTPLAEAKDKLKENHRQVMALIETFSNDELFAKGVFDWTGTSTLGAYCVSATSSHYDWAMKKIKLHIKTGK; encoded by the coding sequence AGAGCAACGACGAAACAGGATTTGATCATGGCTTCCAATGGGCAATTCGAGAAGCTATGGGTACTTATTGACGGAATGAGCGATGATCTGCAGAATGCGACATTTGCCGACCAAATGGCTACAGCCGGCAAGGAAGCACATTGGGGTCGGGACAAAAACCTCCGCGATGTACTCGTGCATCTGTACGAGTGGCACCAACTCTTGCTGAATTGGATCAACTCCAACAGCAAGGGCGAACGCAAGCCTTTTCTGCCTGAACCCTATAACTGGAAGACTTATTCGGTGATGAACGTGGAGTTTTGGAAGAAACACCAACAGACGCCATTGGCAGAAGCAAAGGACAAATTGAAAGAAAACCATCGACAAGTAATGGCATTGATCGAGACATTTTCGAACGATGAATTATTTGCCAAGGGAGTATTCGACTGGACGGGTACTTCGACTCTCGGTGCATACTGCGTATCAGCCACTTCCAGTCATTACGACTGGGCGATGAAGAAAATAAAGCTGCATATCAAGACCGGTAAGTGA